In one Euzebya rosea genomic region, the following are encoded:
- a CDS encoding Ig-like domain-containing protein, which translates to DGVAVVVGGQVRYTPAGGFVGTDAFDYRICDADGTCASARVTVTVVLPDAPPVANSDTATTLRAVPVDIDVLANDTDANGDIDVASLTVDPAPNGTTSVVGGQVRYTSSASFVGVDLFDYTICDDAGACDTASVQVTVDPTGTAPTANDDTASTVEDTPVLVDVLANDTDPDGDIDDTTLAVSSPPSDGVAVVVGGQVRYTPAGGFVGTDAFDYRICDADGTCDTGTVTLDVTPAASPPNAVDDTAATMRNTSVLIDVLANDSDPNGDLDPNSLSAADGTNGATTIVGGQVSYDPTSGFTGTDQFDYTVCDLLGDCSTATVQVTVAPNGSSPPTAVDDDGGTIQRGTVDHPVPVLANDTDPDGDLDAATLAIVSPPSTGAASVSGSTILWTPSDTTPRGPTTMTYRVCDTAALCDTATVTIVVVEDLGAAAVVANDDTATVVQGIKAPISVLANDLAPGLPFEYSTLVPTDGTNGTTRRVGSRVEYTSVPTYTGPDSFTYTVCDENGWCDSATVDVTVVAGDPVVAVDDAEGATTGVPHTVVVTSNDNDPDGSLTLATVTIVSPPSSGRATTVVQPNRSVLYTAQGGWVGVDTFRYRVCDVQGFCDSATVTMTVVADGGLVVEGGAAAVEPTADPVAGRPTPEHDPMGRPSPVPTGSDPSASDEPLVDPDAVAIAATDPPSPPTDAESTAPGPGPDGGPATAEDAPVDASPTDAREPAVDVVDPPPAMPARRQDGRVTGRHTRGRRRQAPGRPGPSDDPIPD; encoded by the coding sequence GCGACGGCGTGGCGGTGGTCGTGGGCGGTCAGGTGCGCTACACGCCGGCTGGCGGGTTCGTCGGTACCGACGCCTTCGACTACCGGATCTGCGACGCCGACGGCACCTGCGCCTCGGCGCGGGTGACGGTGACGGTGGTCCTGCCCGACGCGCCGCCCGTCGCCAACAGCGACACGGCGACGACCCTGCGGGCCGTCCCCGTCGACATCGACGTGCTGGCCAACGACACCGACGCCAACGGCGACATCGACGTGGCCAGCCTGACCGTGGACCCTGCCCCCAACGGGACCACGTCGGTCGTGGGCGGGCAGGTGCGCTACACCTCGTCGGCCTCCTTCGTCGGGGTGGACCTCTTCGACTACACCATCTGCGATGACGCTGGGGCGTGCGACACCGCGTCGGTGCAGGTCACGGTCGACCCGACCGGTACGGCCCCCACCGCCAACGACGACACCGCCAGCACCGTTGAGGACACCCCGGTGCTGGTCGACGTGCTGGCCAACGACACCGACCCCGACGGCGACATCGACGACACGACGTTGGCGGTGTCCAGTCCGCCCAGCGACGGCGTGGCGGTGGTCGTGGGCGGTCAGGTGCGCTACACGCCGGCTGGCGGGTTCGTCGGTACCGACGCCTTCGACTACCGGATCTGCGACGCCGACGGCACCTGCGACACCGGGACCGTCACCCTCGACGTGACGCCGGCCGCCTCGCCCCCCAACGCGGTCGACGACACCGCGGCGACGATGCGCAACACCAGCGTCCTCATCGACGTGCTGGCCAACGACTCCGACCCCAACGGCGACCTCGACCCGAACAGCCTCTCCGCGGCCGACGGGACGAACGGCGCCACGACCATCGTGGGTGGCCAGGTCAGCTACGACCCCACGTCCGGCTTCACCGGGACGGACCAGTTCGACTACACGGTGTGCGACCTGCTCGGCGACTGCAGCACCGCGACGGTGCAGGTCACGGTGGCCCCGAACGGGTCGAGCCCGCCCACCGCCGTCGATGACGACGGCGGGACCATCCAGCGCGGAACGGTCGACCACCCCGTGCCCGTCCTGGCCAACGACACCGACCCCGACGGCGACCTCGACGCAGCCACGCTGGCCATCGTGTCACCCCCCTCGACCGGCGCGGCCAGCGTCAGCGGCAGCACCATCCTCTGGACACCATCGGACACCACGCCGAGGGGACCCACCACGATGACGTACCGGGTCTGCGACACCGCCGCTCTCTGCGACACCGCCACGGTGACCATCGTGGTTGTCGAGGACCTCGGTGCGGCCGCCGTGGTGGCCAACGACGACACCGCGACGGTCGTGCAGGGGATCAAGGCCCCGATATCGGTGCTGGCGAACGACCTCGCACCCGGCCTGCCCTTCGAGTACAGCACGCTGGTCCCCACCGACGGCACCAACGGCACGACCCGTCGGGTCGGGAGCAGGGTCGAGTACACCTCGGTCCCGACCTACACCGGTCCCGACTCCTTCACCTACACCGTGTGCGACGAGAACGGATGGTGTGACTCCGCGACCGTCGACGTCACGGTGGTCGCCGGCGACCCCGTCGTGGCGGTCGATGACGCCGAAGGTGCGACCACCGGCGTCCCGCACACCGTCGTGGTCACGAGCAACGACAACGACCCGGACGGCAGCCTGACCCTGGCCACCGTCACGATCGTCTCGCCGCCGTCGAGCGGCCGGGCCACGACCGTGGTGCAGCCGAACCGCAGCGTCCTCTACACCGCGCAGGGGGGCTGGGTCGGTGTCGACACATTCCGGTACCGGGTGTGTGACGTGCAGGGGTTCTGCGACTCCGCGACGGTGACGATGACCGTCGTCGCCGACGGTGGGCTGGTCGTCGAGGGAGGTGCCGCTGCGGTCGAACCCACCGCGGATCCGGTCGCCGGCCGGCCGACGCCGGAGCACGATCCCATGGGCCGGCCGTCCCCCGTCCCCACCGGGTCCGACCCCTCCGCGAGCGACGAACCGCTGGTGGACCCCGACGCGGTTGCCATCGCAGCCACGGACCCCCCGTCCCCCCCGACCGATGCCGAGTCCACGGCGCCGGGTCCCGGGCCGGACGGCGGGCCGGCGACAGCCGAGGACGCGCCAGTCGATGCGAGTCCCACGGACGCTCGGGAGCCAGCAGTGGACGTCGTCGACCCACCACCCGCGATGCCTGCCAGGCGTCAGGACGGGCGCGTCACGGGCCGACACACCCGCGGGCGTCGGCGACAGGCACCGGGCCGTCCGGGACCCAGCGACGACCCCATCCCGGACTAG